The following proteins are co-located in the Vibrio azureus genome:
- the folA gene encoding type 3 dihydrofolate reductase codes for MIISMIAAMADNRIIGKDNQMPWHLPADFAWFKRCTMGKPVIMGRKTYESIGRPLPGRLNIVISRDASLVIEGVTTVTSIQQALDAAGEVEEAMIIGGGAIYTECLPIADKLYITHIEAQIEGDTQFPDWGKDFKEAYSEVFQADEKNAYSMRFTILEK; via the coding sequence ATGATCATTAGTATGATAGCGGCAATGGCAGACAATCGAATTATTGGTAAAGATAATCAGATGCCATGGCACCTTCCTGCCGACTTCGCATGGTTTAAACGTTGTACAATGGGTAAGCCTGTGATTATGGGACGTAAAACATATGAATCGATTGGGCGTCCTTTGCCCGGCCGTTTAAATATCGTTATTAGCCGTGATGCTTCGTTAGTCATTGAAGGGGTCACCACCGTTACCTCAATCCAACAAGCACTGGATGCAGCAGGTGAAGTTGAGGAGGCGATGATTATTGGTGGTGGGGCGATTTATACGGAATGTTTACCCATCGCAGACAAACTTTATATTACTCATATTGAAGCTCAAATCGAAGGCGATACCCAATTTCCTGATTGGGGCAAGGACTTTAAAGAAGCCTATTCAGAAGTGTTTCAAGCGGATGAAAAAAATGCCTACAGTATGCGTTTTACTATTTTAGAAAAGTAA
- the apaH gene encoding bis(5'-nucleosyl)-tetraphosphatase (symmetrical) ApaH gives MATYIVGDIQGCLDELQQLLVQVNFSPLHDQLWLAGDLVARGPKSLETLRFIKSLGHSATVVLGNHDLHLLAVAHGLKPVKEKDQTAAILSAPDKEALLSWLTKQPLLAEHHDFVMCHAGISPLWDLSTAKSCAREVEQILQSDQLVWLLENMYQNQPDQWSPSLAGLDRYRYTINALTRMRFCHPDGRLDMDCKLPPDEVSAQELIPWFQLPQRIELGKSVLFGHWAALQGHLDEHVIGLDTGCVWGGALTMIRWEDKQIFTQPALS, from the coding sequence ATGGCCACTTACATCGTTGGTGATATTCAAGGCTGCTTGGATGAATTACAGCAACTGCTCGTACAGGTAAACTTTTCCCCCCTCCACGATCAACTGTGGTTAGCGGGAGATCTTGTTGCTAGAGGGCCTAAATCACTAGAAACACTTCGCTTCATCAAATCTCTTGGTCATAGTGCAACGGTTGTCCTTGGCAATCATGATCTACATTTACTGGCCGTTGCTCATGGTCTTAAGCCCGTCAAAGAGAAAGATCAAACGGCAGCAATCTTATCTGCACCTGACAAAGAGGCATTACTTAGTTGGCTGACAAAACAACCACTTTTGGCTGAACATCATGACTTTGTTATGTGTCATGCTGGGATTTCTCCTTTATGGGATCTCTCAACCGCAAAGAGCTGTGCACGTGAGGTAGAGCAAATCCTACAAAGTGACCAACTGGTATGGTTACTAGAAAATATGTACCAAAATCAGCCAGATCAATGGAGTCCCTCACTGGCAGGTTTAGATCGCTACCGCTATACCATTAATGCGTTAACACGTATGCGCTTTTGTCACCCTGATGGACGTTTGGATATGGACTGCAAACTGCCCCCTGATGAGGTTTCAGCCCAGGAGTTGATCCCTTGGTTTCAACTTCCCCAACGCATTGAATTAGGAAAGTCGGTTCTGTTCGGCCACTGGGCAGCATTACAAGGACACCTTGATGAGCACGTTATTGGCTTAGATACCGGATGTGTATGGGGAGGCGCATTAACCATGATACGTTGGGAAGATAAGCAGATATTTACCCAGCCAGCACTCAGTTAG
- the apaG gene encoding Co2+/Mg2+ efflux protein ApaG encodes MDVIQPCIKIQVHTKYIEEQSTPEQSRFIFAYIITIKNLSQQTVQLISRSWLITDSNGKKMTIEGEGVVGQQPFISANDEYTYSSGTALETPVGVMQGHYVMRDAQGREFLTEIDPFRLAIPNVLN; translated from the coding sequence ATGGACGTCATTCAACCTTGTATCAAGATTCAAGTGCATACCAAATACATTGAAGAACAGTCTACCCCTGAGCAATCCCGCTTCATTTTCGCCTACATCATCACGATTAAAAACCTGAGCCAGCAAACCGTACAACTGATCAGTCGAAGTTGGCTCATTACCGATTCCAACGGTAAAAAAATGACGATAGAAGGAGAAGGTGTGGTCGGGCAACAACCATTCATCTCAGCTAATGACGAATACACCTACAGCAGTGGCACGGCATTAGAAACCCCTGTCGGTGTCATGCAAGGACATTATGTTATGCGAGATGCACAGGGCCGAGAATTCTTAACCGAGATCGATCCTTTCCGCCTTGCTATCCCCAATGTCCTAAATTAG
- the rsmA gene encoding 16S rRNA (adenine(1518)-N(6)/adenine(1519)-N(6))-dimethyltransferase RsmA produces MRNDVHLGHKARKRFGQNFLNDPYIIDGIVSAINPRPGQNLVEIGPGLGAITEPVGREVDKFTVIELDRDLAERLRNHPELADKLTIHEGDAMRFDFEQLVKPNNKLRIFGNLPYNISTPLMFHLFEFHKDIQDMHFMLQKEVVNRLAAGPGSKAYGRLTVMAQYYCKVVPVLEVPPTAFVPPPKVDSAVVRLVPYEELPYPAKDLRLLDRVCREGFNQRRKTIRNCYKSLLSAEILEELGINPSMRPENLTLQQFVAMANWLADNPQH; encoded by the coding sequence ATGAGAAATGATGTCCACTTAGGACACAAAGCGCGTAAACGTTTTGGTCAAAACTTCCTTAACGATCCCTACATTATTGATGGTATCGTCTCAGCAATTAACCCTCGACCAGGTCAAAACTTGGTTGAAATTGGTCCAGGCCTTGGCGCAATTACTGAACCTGTTGGGCGAGAGGTGGATAAATTCACCGTTATCGAATTAGACCGCGATCTTGCTGAGCGCTTACGCAATCATCCAGAACTGGCTGATAAACTCACTATCCACGAAGGCGATGCTATGCGCTTTGACTTCGAACAATTAGTGAAACCAAACAATAAACTGCGTATTTTTGGTAACTTACCTTACAACATCTCAACACCGCTGATGTTCCACCTATTCGAATTTCATAAAGACATTCAAGATATGCACTTTATGCTGCAAAAAGAAGTGGTCAATCGTTTAGCGGCAGGCCCAGGCAGCAAAGCTTACGGACGCTTAACGGTTATGGCGCAGTACTATTGTAAAGTCGTGCCAGTACTAGAAGTTCCACCAACCGCGTTTGTTCCGCCACCAAAAGTCGACTCTGCAGTCGTTCGCTTGGTGCCTTACGAAGAGCTGCCTTACCCTGCTAAGGATCTTCGTTTACTGGATCGTGTTTGTCGTGAAGGCTTCAACCAACGTCGCAAAACCATACGCAACTGCTATAAATCACTCCTGAGTGCAGAAATCTTGGAAGAGCTTGGTATCAATCCAAGCATGCGCCCAGAGAACTTAACCCTACAACAGTTTGTGGCGATGGCTAACTGGTTAGCCGATAATCCACAACATTAA
- the pdxA gene encoding 4-hydroxythreonine-4-phosphate dehydrogenase PdxA has protein sequence MTTNSIRRIIVTAGEPAGIGPDLVLALSKENWAHQIVVCADKNMLQERAQLLGIDVQLTDYNPKLPPQPQQAGTLIVQHIALAEQTVAGQLNEANCHYVLKTLESAALGCMNNEFDAIVTGPVHKGVINRSGVAFSGHTEFFAEKSKTPLVVMMLATEGLRVALVTTHIPLAYVSKAVTPERLEKVIDVLHQDLVEKFAIPTPKIYVCGLNPHAGEDGCLGNEEIETITPTLEKIRQEKGINLIGPLPADTIFNEKYLNDADAVLGMYHDQVLPVLKYKGFGRSVNITLGLPFIRTSVDHGTALELAGTGQADTGSFRTALTHAIELVEKKQ, from the coding sequence ATGACGACTAATTCAATCAGAAGAATCATTGTGACTGCTGGCGAGCCAGCAGGTATTGGCCCTGATTTGGTGCTCGCCCTGTCAAAAGAAAACTGGGCCCACCAGATTGTGGTCTGCGCTGATAAGAATATGTTGCAGGAGCGCGCTCAGCTTTTAGGCATCGATGTTCAACTGACTGATTACAATCCAAAGTTACCACCTCAGCCTCAACAAGCAGGCACATTAATTGTTCAACATATTGCACTTGCTGAACAAACCGTTGCGGGTCAGCTCAATGAGGCTAATTGCCACTACGTGTTAAAAACACTAGAAAGTGCCGCTTTAGGCTGTATGAATAATGAATTTGATGCTATTGTCACGGGTCCTGTGCATAAAGGAGTGATCAATCGCTCTGGCGTCGCTTTTAGTGGCCATACTGAGTTTTTCGCTGAAAAGTCGAAAACACCGTTAGTCGTGATGATGCTCGCCACCGAAGGGCTGCGCGTTGCATTAGTAACAACACATATCCCTCTGGCTTACGTGTCTAAAGCTGTCACCCCAGAGCGACTAGAAAAAGTGATCGATGTTCTACACCAAGATCTCGTCGAAAAGTTTGCTATCCCAACGCCAAAGATCTACGTCTGTGGTTTAAACCCACACGCAGGGGAAGATGGGTGTTTAGGCAATGAAGAGATCGAAACGATCACTCCAACATTGGAAAAAATACGGCAAGAAAAAGGAATAAATCTGATTGGTCCATTACCAGCAGATACCATTTTCAACGAAAAATATTTAAACGATGCGGATGCAGTATTAGGCATGTATCACGACCAAGTGTTGCCTGTATTAAAATACAAAGGCTTTGGACGTTCCGTTAATATTACTCTTGGTCTACCTTTTATAAGGACTTCGGTGGATCACGGTACTGCACTTGAGCTGGCAGGGACAGGCCAAGCGGATACAGGGAGCTTCCGAACAGCGCTCACACATGCGATAGAATTGGTAGAGAAGAAACAATGA
- the surA gene encoding peptidylprolyl isomerase SurA encodes MNIWKPLLLTALLSSGAMAAPVELDKAAVIVNDGVILQSDINTAMKTLRANAKQSGTELPPAHVLKEQVLEKLILDALQQQEAQRIGVRIDDNRLNQAIAEIANKNQQSIEQLAAAVQAEGLSYSEFREQIRKELSASEARNALVRRRINILPAEVDNLAEQLGQQTNASVQYKIGHIQLRFEDDTDKSELEAQAKALVKRLKAGEDFSTMAYTYSKGPKALQGGDWGWMRKEEMPTIFADQINMQNKGSIIGPFRSGVGFHILKIEDVKGLEAVAVTEVNARHILIKPTVILSDEGAEKQLKEFIRRINAGEASFAELATQYSQDPGSAAQDGELGYQTPDLYVPEFKHQVETLPTGTISEPFKTVHGWHIVEVLDRRQVDRTDAAIKNKAYRMLFNRKFNEEAGAWMQELRASAFVEVLDENNDD; translated from the coding sequence ATGAACATTTGGAAACCACTATTACTTACCGCATTACTCTCTTCGGGAGCAATGGCTGCGCCTGTTGAGCTAGATAAAGCAGCTGTTATTGTTAATGATGGCGTTATCTTACAAAGCGATATCAATACTGCCATGAAAACTCTACGAGCGAATGCAAAACAAAGTGGCACCGAACTCCCACCAGCTCATGTCTTAAAAGAGCAAGTGTTAGAAAAATTGATCTTAGACGCACTTCAACAGCAAGAAGCACAACGTATTGGTGTGCGCATTGATGATAACCGGTTAAATCAAGCCATTGCTGAAATTGCTAACAAAAACCAGCAGAGCATAGAACAACTTGCTGCAGCGGTTCAAGCCGAGGGACTCAGTTATTCCGAATTTAGAGAGCAAATTCGAAAAGAGCTCTCAGCTTCAGAAGCCCGTAATGCCTTAGTTCGCCGCCGCATCAATATCCTGCCTGCTGAAGTCGACAATCTAGCAGAGCAGTTGGGTCAGCAGACCAATGCCAGCGTACAATACAAGATTGGCCACATTCAGCTCCGATTTGAGGATGATACAGATAAATCAGAGCTCGAAGCACAAGCTAAGGCTTTGGTTAAAAGACTCAAAGCAGGTGAAGATTTCTCCACCATGGCTTATACCTACTCAAAAGGTCCAAAAGCTCTACAAGGTGGCGATTGGGGCTGGATGCGCAAAGAGGAAATGCCAACCATTTTCGCTGATCAGATCAACATGCAAAACAAAGGCAGTATCATTGGGCCTTTCCGCAGTGGTGTGGGCTTCCACATATTAAAAATCGAAGATGTTAAAGGTTTAGAAGCGGTTGCCGTCACAGAAGTTAATGCACGACATATCTTAATTAAGCCCACCGTTATCCTCAGTGATGAAGGCGCCGAGAAACAACTTAAAGAGTTTATCCGCCGCATCAACGCTGGTGAAGCAAGTTTTGCTGAATTAGCAACACAATATAGCCAAGATCCTGGCTCAGCCGCTCAAGATGGTGAGCTTGGCTACCAAACGCCTGACTTATACGTTCCAGAGTTCAAACATCAAGTTGAAACGCTACCAACAGGAACAATCAGTGAACCTTTCAAAACGGTTCATGGTTGGCATATTGTCGAAGTACTCGATCGCCGCCAAGTTGACCGCACTGATGCAGCAATAAAAAATAAAGCCTATCGTATGCTGTTCAATCGTAAGTTTAATGAAGAAGCAGGAGCATGGATGCAGGAACTTCGTGCTAGCGCCTTCGTTGAAGTTTTGGATGAAAACAATGACGACTAA
- the lptD gene encoding LPS assembly protein LptD → MQHFSRTLIAASISSALFVSPIQAGVHTDNSVQEKHASDQCLTESEGDNTAQDIPVTVQADSLEAVNGEKALYSGNVQVTQGAKTITADSLTLHQPDNIIVAEGNVTFSDGQVIEARSDRVTNNLDKETFSLENTDYQFLCQQQGRGSAAYIARTGQSLYELEDGSITSCPAGDNAWRMVASEIDIDQNEETATLHHARFEVLDVPVLYVPYLSMPIGDSRKTGFLYPSISYGSNDGMEFEIPYYWNIAPQYDMTITPLYMQKRGLKLDSDFRYLTDGWGSGTVKAEYINKDAKYNDDSRWGYQFKHQGIVDTHWALKADYSKVSDIEYFQDLSSDIGNREDGQLIQEGQVKYRSDFWDASVTVRDFQILVEDSNKPYRLLPQLELNYFTPLWGEHLNFDVKSQLSRFESDYRYKPNATRVHVEPGITMPLSNTWSTWVTEARLSTTYYSQDLTQWTDDNLDSRVSRVIPEFRSHAQLHLERATSWFEGYTQTLEPQIQYLYVPEEDQSNIYDYDTTQLQSDYYGLFRSRRFSGIDFIAAANQLSYGASTRFFDDDYKERLNISFGQIYYFNKDVKFSKKDSVTSDSSATNYSSWAMEADFNYNDNIFYHGGLQYDVDLGDMQLANSTLEYQFDKGFIQGNYRYVTLEYIENSIAMKNLDTITRKGISQAGIVTAYDLNDNWSASGQYYYDINEQIDLEWLASLRYQSDCWYMGLTYSNQLLGWDNNIIGSQGSKPQYEDNISVNFGIRGFSTNESHTTAANALNSSDNAIKYGRPFYLNN, encoded by the coding sequence ATGCAACATTTCTCCCGCACATTAATAGCAGCCTCTATCAGCAGCGCCTTGTTCGTATCACCAATCCAAGCAGGCGTTCATACCGATAACAGTGTGCAGGAAAAGCACGCTTCAGATCAATGCTTAACTGAATCGGAGGGTGATAATACGGCCCAAGATATTCCCGTTACAGTACAGGCCGATAGTTTAGAAGCCGTTAATGGTGAAAAAGCGTTATATTCTGGTAATGTCCAAGTCACCCAAGGGGCAAAAACCATTACTGCAGATAGCCTCACTCTGCACCAACCAGACAATATCATTGTGGCAGAGGGAAATGTTACATTCAGTGATGGTCAGGTGATTGAAGCACGTTCTGATCGAGTCACCAATAATCTTGATAAAGAAACCTTCTCGTTAGAAAACACCGACTATCAGTTTTTATGTCAACAACAAGGACGTGGCAGTGCAGCCTATATTGCACGCACAGGGCAATCTTTGTATGAGCTAGAGGACGGCTCCATCACCTCCTGCCCGGCTGGAGATAACGCTTGGCGTATGGTCGCTTCTGAAATCGATATTGACCAAAATGAAGAAACAGCCACGTTACACCATGCCCGCTTTGAAGTACTGGATGTGCCTGTTTTATATGTACCTTATCTCTCGATGCCAATTGGCGACAGTCGAAAAACGGGCTTTTTGTACCCGTCTATCTCTTACGGCTCTAACGATGGTATGGAGTTTGAAATCCCTTACTATTGGAATATTGCCCCGCAATACGATATGACCATTACGCCACTTTACATGCAAAAACGTGGTCTAAAGTTAGATTCTGATTTTCGTTACCTGACAGACGGATGGGGAAGCGGAACCGTAAAAGCGGAATACATCAACAAAGATGCAAAATACAATGATGACTCTCGTTGGGGTTATCAATTCAAACACCAAGGCATTGTTGACACACACTGGGCGCTTAAAGCTGATTACTCCAAAGTCAGTGATATTGAGTATTTCCAAGATCTCAGTTCCGATATTGGTAACCGTGAAGACGGCCAACTGATTCAAGAAGGACAAGTTAAGTACCGTTCTGACTTCTGGGATGCGTCGGTAACCGTTCGTGATTTCCAAATTCTCGTTGAAGACAGCAATAAACCATACCGATTACTACCACAGCTAGAGCTCAACTATTTTACTCCTCTGTGGGGAGAACACCTTAATTTTGATGTCAAAAGTCAATTGAGCCGCTTTGAAAGTGATTATCGCTATAAACCCAATGCCACTCGCGTGCACGTTGAGCCAGGAATAACGATGCCGCTTTCAAATACTTGGTCAACTTGGGTGACCGAAGCTCGCTTATCAACGACTTACTACTCTCAAGACTTGACACAATGGACGGACGACAACCTTGATAGCCGTGTATCAAGAGTGATTCCAGAGTTTCGCTCCCATGCTCAACTTCATCTAGAGCGCGCGACCAGTTGGTTTGAAGGCTACACGCAAACTCTTGAACCACAGATCCAGTATCTGTACGTTCCAGAAGAAGATCAGTCAAATATTTATGACTATGATACGACCCAATTACAATCAGACTATTATGGCTTATTCCGTAGCCGTCGCTTCAGTGGTATCGACTTTATCGCTGCCGCAAATCAACTAAGCTACGGTGCGAGTACGCGCTTTTTTGATGATGATTATAAAGAACGTTTAAACATCTCGTTTGGCCAAATTTACTACTTCAACAAAGATGTTAAGTTCTCTAAAAAAGATTCGGTCACGTCGGACTCAAGCGCAACCAATTACTCATCTTGGGCGATGGAAGCGGATTTCAACTACAACGACAATATCTTCTACCACGGTGGGCTGCAATATGATGTTGACTTAGGTGACATGCAGTTGGCAAACAGCACACTAGAATACCAATTTGACAAGGGATTTATCCAAGGTAACTACCGCTATGTCACGTTAGAGTACATCGAAAACTCTATTGCAATGAAGAATCTTGACACCATCACACGCAAAGGTATTTCTCAAGCGGGTATCGTGACTGCTTATGACTTAAATGATAATTGGTCGGCAAGTGGTCAATATTACTACGACATCAATGAACAGATCGATCTCGAGTGGCTGGCAAGCTTACGCTACCAATCTGACTGTTGGTATATGGGTCTCACCTACTCGAATCAGCTATTAGGTTGGGATAATAACATCATCGGCAGTCAAGGTTCGAAACCACAATACGAAGACAATATCAGTGTTAACTTCGGGATTCGTGGCTTTAGTACTAATGAAAGTCATACCACTGCAGCCAATGCACTTAATAGCTCGGACAACGCAATAAAGTACGGTCGTCCATTCTACTTGAACAATTAA
- the djlA gene encoding co-chaperone DjlA, with product MHIFGKILGAFFGLLLGGPWGLLFGLFVGHQFDKARRLNQAGFSNSGFGKGPNTSQRQEEFFKAAFAVMGHVAKATGQVTKEEIQLASAMMDRMSLYGEQRLAAQNAFREGKESAFPLEETLLKVKASSGGRFDLLQFFLELQVSAAFADGSLHPNERNVLHKIARGLGFSSEQLERRLQMQEAAFRFQSQGGFQGQHQRQSSGAGWQQTSPAEQLSDAYKILDVTSDADAKTVKRAYRKLMNEHHPDKLIAKGLPPEMMNVAKEKSQEIQNAYDLIKKVKGFK from the coding sequence ATGCATATTTTTGGCAAAATATTGGGCGCCTTTTTTGGTTTGTTGCTTGGGGGACCTTGGGGGCTTCTTTTTGGCCTGTTTGTTGGCCACCAATTTGATAAAGCACGTCGTTTAAATCAGGCCGGTTTTTCCAATAGCGGTTTTGGCAAAGGACCAAATACATCTCAACGGCAAGAAGAGTTTTTTAAAGCTGCATTTGCAGTAATGGGCCATGTGGCAAAAGCGACAGGGCAAGTAACAAAAGAAGAGATACAACTTGCTTCGGCAATGATGGATCGTATGAGCTTATATGGCGAGCAGCGCTTAGCCGCGCAAAATGCGTTTCGAGAAGGCAAAGAAAGTGCGTTTCCTTTGGAAGAAACGTTGCTCAAAGTAAAAGCCTCATCGGGTGGCCGTTTTGATTTGTTGCAGTTTTTCCTTGAGCTACAGGTTTCAGCAGCGTTTGCCGATGGTTCACTTCATCCAAACGAGAGAAATGTCCTACATAAAATTGCTCGTGGATTAGGCTTTTCATCGGAGCAACTTGAACGACGTTTACAAATGCAAGAAGCCGCTTTTCGTTTTCAAAGCCAAGGTGGTTTTCAAGGCCAACACCAACGTCAATCGTCAGGAGCGGGTTGGCAACAAACTTCGCCTGCAGAGCAACTGTCCGATGCCTATAAAATCCTTGATGTGACTTCTGATGCCGATGCGAAAACGGTTAAGCGGGCCTATCGTAAACTGATGAATGAACATCACCCAGATAAGCTGATAGCGAAAGGCTTACCTCCAGAAATGATGAATGTCGCTAAAGAAAAATCTCAGGAAATTCAAAATGCTTACGATCTGATTAAAAAGGTCAAAGGCTTCAAGTAA
- a CDS encoding DUF547 domain-containing protein yields the protein MKRLLLLLCTLISFSLFAAPKAELWPYWQQSNEQNNAEISHKIWQQLLDRYLIQQDENTLFQYKNVSADDKVQLKKYIQHLANLDPLQYRQAEQYAYWVNLYNAITVDLILDNYPLKSITKLGGLFTFGPWEEKIIKINNKDLTLNDIEHRILRPIWQDPRTHYAVNCASLGCPNLQTQAFTADNTQAILESAAKTFINSSKGVLIQGNTAQLSSIYDWFAADFGGEKQIFNHIVKYAPQYTNFSGKVKYGYDWNLNQAD from the coding sequence ATGAAACGCCTACTATTACTCTTGTGCACGTTAATTTCATTTTCCCTATTTGCAGCACCAAAAGCAGAGCTTTGGCCTTATTGGCAACAATCTAATGAACAAAACAACGCTGAGATTTCACATAAGATATGGCAACAATTACTTGATCGTTATTTGATTCAGCAAGACGAGAATACGCTATTTCAATATAAAAACGTCTCTGCAGACGACAAAGTTCAGTTAAAAAAATATATTCAACACTTAGCAAACTTGGATCCTTTGCAATACCGTCAAGCTGAACAATATGCCTACTGGGTTAATCTCTACAATGCGATTACGGTAGATCTGATCTTGGATAACTACCCGCTAAAATCGATCACCAAACTGGGTGGGTTATTTACTTTCGGGCCTTGGGAAGAAAAGATCATCAAAATAAACAATAAGGATCTGACACTCAACGATATTGAGCATCGAATCTTGCGACCAATTTGGCAAGATCCAAGGACACATTATGCTGTGAACTGCGCCAGCTTAGGCTGCCCCAATTTACAAACTCAAGCATTTACCGCCGACAACACTCAAGCCATACTCGAAAGTGCCGCTAAAACATTTATCAACAGCAGCAAAGGCGTATTAATCCAAGGAAACACGGCACAGCTGTCTTCTATCTATGATTGGTTTGCAGCGGACTTTGGTGGAGAGAAACAAATCTTCAACCACATCGTGAAGTACGCACCGCAATACACAAACTTCTCAGGCAAGGTGAAATACGGATACGATTGGAACCTGAATCAAGCCGACTAG